One window from the genome of Pyxicephalus adspersus chromosome 6, UCB_Pads_2.0, whole genome shotgun sequence encodes:
- the TMEM233 gene encoding transmembrane protein 233, with protein MSQTPSSPEIKRALEESPETNIDNESEQPPMPSNYLILSIFACFCPAYPVNIVAFVFSIMALNSYNDGDIEGSRRLGRNAMYVAIASIIIGLAVIATYCVVHFTTHTV; from the exons ATGTCTCAAACTCCATCCAGTCCAGAAATCAAAAGGGCTTTAGAAGAGAGCCCAGAGACAAACATTGACAATGAATCTGAGCAACCTCCCATGCCCAGCAATTACTTGATCTTATCGATATTTGCCTGTTTCTGCCCAGCATATCCTGTAAAtattgttgcatttgttttctccaTAATG GCTTTAAACAGCTATAATGATGGGGATATCGAAGGATCCAGAAGGTTGGGACGTAACGCTATGTATGTCGCAATTGCGTCAATTATCATTGGTCTAGCGGTTATTGCAACATATTGTGTTGTTCATTTTACAAcg cATACAGTCTGA
- the PRKAB1 gene encoding 5'-AMP-activated protein kinase subunit beta-1 gives MGNTSSERPGPLKGRRDSGGSASKGEDRAKILMDSPEDADMYPAEESKASMEKDEFLAWQHDLEVNDKAPTQARPTVFRWTGGGKEIYLAGSFNNWGKIPLIRSHNNFVAILDLPEGEHQYKFFVDGQWTHDPSEPVVTSQLGTINNVINVKKTDFEVFDALMVDSQKGSDVSELSSSPPGPYQQEPYNCKQEERYKSPPILPPHLLQVILNKDTGISCDPALLPEPNHVMLNHLYALSIKDGVMVLSATHRYKKKYVTTLLYKPI, from the exons ATGGGGAATACTAGCAGTGAGAGGCCCGGGCCCCTAAAGGGGCGAAGGGATAGCGGCGGTAGCGCCTCTAAAGGGGAAGACAGAGCTAAGATATTGATGGACAGCCCGGAGGACGCCGATATGTACCCTGCTGAGGAGAGCAAG GCTTCGATGGAAAAAGATGAATTCTTGGCATGGCAGCACGACTTAGAAGTAAATGATAAAGCTCCCACTCAGGCTCGACCAACAGTGTTTAGGTGGACTGGAGGAGGGAAAGAAATTTACCTAGCCGGGTCATTTAACAACTGGGGGAAAATCCCCCTTATAAGAAG CCACAACAACTTTGTAGCAATACTAGATCTTCCGGAGGGGGAACACCAGTATAAGTTTTTTGTTGATGGCCAGTGGACTCATGATCCTTCTGAG CCAGTAGTAACCAGCCAACTTGGGACAATAAACAATGTAATCAATGTGAAGAAAACAGATTTTGAAGTCTTTGATGCCCTAATGGTTGACTCGCAGAAAGGCTCTGACGTTTCAG AACTTTCCAGCTCACCTCCTGGTCCTTACCAGCAAGAACCTTATAACTGTAAGCAGGAAGAACGATACAAATCTCCTCCTATCCTCCCGCCACATCTGCTTCAAGTCATCCTTAATAAAGACACAGGAATTTCA tgtgatcCAGCTTTGCTCCCAGAGCCCAATCATGTCATGCTAAATCACCTCTATGCACTCTCCATCAAG GATGGTGTGATGGTGTTAAGTGCTACTCATCGTTACAAGAAGAAGTATGTCACTACACTGCTGTACAAACCCATATGA